One genomic segment of Streptomyces liangshanensis includes these proteins:
- a CDS encoding non-ribosomal peptide synthetase: protein MNDRTLSGSVPGPPLLPQLFAAQRTRTPDAPAVLRPDGSTVSYAGLGARADRFAAALREQGVGPGDFVGVCLRRGPDLIAGLLGVWLAGAAYVPLDPEHPESRIALVLADAGARVALAERSTADRLPEATAVLLTEDVGVRLAGDGGAPLADDGGAEQPLSVPRFVPDPARPAYVLHTSGSTGRPKGVLVPHGGIANRVRWLTHRHKLGPADRMLLKTTVGFDAAGLELFAPLISGGTVVLAPEGAERDPAALLAAVTSHGVTVLQGVPSVYRGLVEAAGRTHHAPSLRLLFSAGEPLHAELCRDLAVLAPGAGIWNTYGPTEASVDITEHHWDPERDSGPVPIGRPIGNMRVVVLDPAGRPVPVGVPGELHAGGVGLALGYAGRPDLTAERFVPDPHVEGARLYRTGDKVRWRADGTLEYLGRLDHQVKVNGVRVEPGEVEAALAAHPWVRAAVVAAVPDGDGGHRLAAWVQSRGQDLRPEELRAFLRRSLPDVLVPALFVPVDRWPLTASGKTDRGALPLPSAADLGGTHVPVRTTAERAVAEEWSKLIGTPAGDIGATHDFFQLGGSSLMLTRLSGALSARAGAAIPLRVLFTETTVEAQAALLTRTASGTRQDGATDTTGDPDSAPGGRVSAPGGPESAPAAPDALLPVARPAEGLPLSHGQRSMWLLDRLRPGSSEWNAPTFLTLPAHYADTTVLAALDALAARHEILRTRYVPLGAEPVQIADPPGARPVESRTVRATTPEALNALVHDEFTRPFDLENGPVWRALVIRGTDNAPALHVILSVHHIACDGWSSVVLERDLQALAEAAHTGTPAALPPLPVQYADHAAYRRRTLTDAVVGRELAHWKQVLAGITPLDLPADRPRPPVRDAAGAVHVFSVPPELTERAAALGRHAGATLQQTLLTAFATLVARFTGRWDIPVGVPVSGRERPEVADVVGFFLNTLVLRCELDPAGGFDDALIRVRDRARDAFAHQDLPFDALVEALDESRDPSRTPLYQVMFDLHEEGGTGTATGAADIEAFRGAWQAARTDLTFVVQRQPDGSLLGLVEYATALFDAATVERLCASWLRLLESVTADPRTGLREAGILPAPLLGEIVGRGPGAPEPGGAEPAEQSVYEAILASARRAPLDTALVCGDHTWTYERLMRRAGAFAHRLRALGAGAETPVGVMLGRTPDLVAAVLGTWQAGAAFVPLDPAAPDERLAHVLADAGARVLVTTTEGGRRLAPAFAGPVLDADTDGGLAAADDQALAPEAIADDPARLAYIMYTSGSTGRPKGVAVEHRTLLRTLSAFRDHLDFGQGPDDAYLALSQPTFDISCTELYMPLVAGGRVVLAQERDLTDHRAQIRLIDRHAVSHMQAAPPHWQMLLDAGFGRRPLVGKTGGEPTPPALARELARGLTRFINEYGLTETTIASTRWDGDDTARSVPLGRPYPGVTTRVLDEYLVPVPYGVTGELCIGGPVLARGYRGRPDLTAAAFVPDPYGEPGARLYRTGDMARMLPDGTLEFAGRADGQVKIRGRRVETGEVQGVLAEHPSVAHAVVVVHGTGDEAALIGYWVPAEDRPVPGDSDLLDHCARRLPDYMVPALLMPIDHVPLTRHNKVDIAALPTPDLTAALADEPYTPPQGPVEELIADIWAEALYGPDHVEGHRVGARQGFFRIGGNSVRAARVVARIQEEFDVEIPLRTVFERPTVTGLAAAVEEAVTAEIESLTEAELAVAHREYQP from the coding sequence GTGAACGACCGTACGCTGTCGGGATCCGTGCCCGGACCCCCGCTGCTGCCCCAGCTGTTCGCCGCGCAACGCACCCGTACCCCTGACGCCCCCGCCGTGCTGCGGCCCGACGGGAGCACGGTCAGCTACGCCGGACTCGGCGCCCGCGCCGACCGGTTCGCCGCCGCGCTGCGCGAACAGGGCGTCGGTCCGGGCGACTTCGTGGGCGTGTGCCTGCGCCGGGGCCCCGACCTGATCGCCGGGCTCCTCGGCGTGTGGCTGGCGGGGGCCGCCTACGTGCCGCTGGACCCCGAGCACCCGGAGAGCCGGATCGCCCTGGTCCTCGCCGACGCAGGGGCACGGGTGGCGCTCGCCGAGCGGTCCACCGCGGACCGGCTGCCCGAGGCCACCGCCGTGCTGCTCACGGAGGACGTCGGCGTACGACTCGCCGGGGACGGCGGCGCACCGCTCGCGGACGACGGGGGCGCCGAACAGCCGCTGTCCGTCCCGCGGTTCGTCCCCGACCCGGCCCGTCCCGCCTACGTGCTGCACACCTCGGGATCCACCGGCCGCCCCAAGGGCGTGCTCGTCCCGCACGGCGGCATCGCCAACCGGGTGCGCTGGCTCACCCACCGGCACAAGCTCGGCCCCGCCGACCGCATGCTGCTCAAGACGACCGTCGGCTTCGACGCCGCCGGACTCGAACTCTTCGCCCCGCTCATCAGCGGCGGCACCGTCGTGCTCGCCCCCGAGGGCGCCGAGCGCGACCCCGCCGCCCTCCTGGCCGCCGTCACCTCCCACGGCGTGACCGTCCTCCAGGGCGTGCCCTCCGTCTACCGCGGGCTGGTCGAGGCGGCGGGACGCACCCACCACGCGCCCTCCCTGCGCCTGCTGTTCAGCGCGGGCGAGCCCCTGCACGCCGAACTCTGCCGCGACCTGGCCGTGCTCGCGCCCGGCGCCGGGATCTGGAACACGTACGGCCCCACCGAGGCGTCCGTCGACATCACCGAGCACCACTGGGACCCGGAGCGGGACAGCGGGCCCGTCCCCATCGGCCGCCCCATCGGCAACATGCGCGTCGTCGTCCTCGACCCCGCCGGCCGGCCCGTGCCCGTCGGCGTCCCCGGCGAACTCCACGCGGGCGGCGTCGGACTGGCCCTCGGCTACGCCGGGCGCCCCGACCTGACCGCCGAGCGCTTCGTGCCCGACCCGCACGTCGAGGGCGCCCGCCTCTACCGCACCGGCGACAAGGTCCGCTGGCGCGCCGACGGCACGTTGGAGTACCTGGGCCGCCTCGACCACCAGGTCAAGGTCAACGGCGTACGCGTCGAGCCCGGCGAGGTCGAGGCGGCGCTCGCCGCCCACCCGTGGGTGCGCGCCGCCGTCGTGGCCGCCGTGCCCGACGGCGACGGGGGCCACCGTCTCGCCGCCTGGGTCCAGTCGCGCGGCCAGGACCTGCGCCCCGAGGAGCTGCGCGCGTTCCTGCGCCGCTCGCTGCCCGACGTCCTGGTCCCCGCCCTCTTCGTCCCCGTCGACCGGTGGCCGCTCACCGCCAGCGGCAAGACCGACCGCGGCGCGCTGCCGCTGCCGTCGGCGGCCGACCTCGGCGGCACGCACGTGCCGGTGCGCACCACCGCCGAGCGGGCCGTCGCCGAGGAGTGGTCCAAGCTCATCGGCACCCCCGCCGGGGACATCGGCGCCACCCACGACTTCTTCCAGCTCGGCGGCTCCTCGCTGATGCTGACCCGGCTCTCCGGCGCGCTCTCCGCGCGGGCGGGGGCCGCGATACCCCTGCGCGTCCTGTTCACCGAGACGACCGTCGAGGCACAGGCCGCGCTCCTCACCCGCACGGCGTCCGGGACCCGGCAGGACGGGGCCACGGACACCACCGGCGACCCGGACTCCGCTCCCGGCGGCCGCGTGTCCGCCCCCGGCGGCCCCGAGTCGGCCCCCGCCGCCCCGGACGCCCTGCTGCCCGTCGCGCGCCCCGCCGAGGGCCTGCCGCTCTCGCACGGCCAGCGGAGCATGTGGCTGCTGGACCGGCTGCGCCCCGGCAGCTCCGAGTGGAACGCCCCCACCTTCCTCACCCTGCCCGCCCACTACGCGGACACGACCGTCCTCGCCGCCCTCGACGCGCTCGCGGCCCGGCACGAGATCCTGCGCACCCGGTACGTCCCGCTGGGCGCCGAGCCCGTACAGATCGCGGACCCGCCCGGCGCCCGGCCGGTCGAGTCCCGTACCGTCCGCGCCACCACGCCCGAGGCGCTGAACGCGCTCGTCCACGACGAGTTCACCCGCCCCTTCGACCTGGAGAACGGCCCGGTCTGGCGGGCGCTGGTGATACGGGGCACCGACAACGCGCCCGCCCTCCACGTGATCCTCTCCGTCCACCACATCGCCTGCGACGGCTGGTCCTCCGTCGTCCTGGAACGCGACCTCCAGGCCCTCGCCGAGGCCGCCCACACCGGCACCCCGGCCGCGCTGCCGCCGCTGCCCGTGCAGTACGCCGACCACGCCGCGTACCGCCGCAGGACCCTCACCGACGCCGTCGTCGGCCGGGAACTGGCCCACTGGAAGCAGGTGTTGGCCGGCATCACGCCGCTCGACCTGCCCGCCGACCGGCCCCGGCCCCCGGTGCGCGACGCGGCGGGAGCCGTCCACGTCTTCTCCGTACCGCCCGAACTGACCGAGCGGGCCGCCGCGCTCGGGCGGCACGCCGGGGCGACCCTCCAGCAGACCCTGCTGACCGCGTTCGCCACCCTCGTCGCCCGGTTCACCGGACGCTGGGACATCCCCGTGGGGGTCCCGGTCTCCGGCCGCGAGCGCCCCGAGGTCGCCGACGTCGTCGGCTTCTTCCTCAACACCCTCGTCCTGCGCTGCGAGTTGGACCCGGCCGGCGGCTTCGACGACGCGCTGATCCGGGTACGGGACCGGGCCAGGGACGCCTTCGCCCACCAGGACCTGCCCTTCGACGCCCTGGTCGAGGCCCTCGACGAGAGCCGCGACCCGTCCCGTACCCCGCTCTACCAGGTCATGTTCGACCTGCACGAGGAGGGCGGCACCGGCACCGCGACCGGCGCCGCCGACATCGAGGCCTTCCGCGGCGCCTGGCAGGCCGCCCGTACCGACCTCACCTTCGTCGTCCAACGGCAGCCGGACGGCTCCCTGTTGGGCCTGGTCGAGTACGCCACCGCCCTCTTCGACGCGGCGACCGTGGAGCGCCTGTGCGCCTCCTGGCTCCGGCTCCTGGAGTCCGTCACCGCCGACCCGCGCACCGGTCTGCGCGAGGCCGGGATCCTGCCCGCCCCGCTCCTCGGGGAGATCGTCGGCCGGGGCCCCGGCGCGCCCGAGCCCGGGGGCGCCGAACCGGCCGAACAGTCCGTGTACGAGGCGATCCTCGCCTCCGCGCGGCGCGCGCCGCTCGACACCGCCCTGGTGTGCGGCGACCACACGTGGACGTACGAGCGGCTGATGCGCCGCGCCGGGGCCTTCGCCCACCGGCTGCGCGCCCTCGGCGCCGGGGCCGAGACGCCCGTGGGCGTCATGCTGGGCCGTACGCCCGACCTCGTCGCGGCGGTCCTCGGCACCTGGCAGGCGGGGGCGGCCTTCGTGCCGCTGGACCCGGCCGCGCCCGACGAGCGGCTCGCGCACGTCCTGGCCGACGCCGGGGCCCGCGTCCTGGTCACCACCACCGAGGGCGGCCGGCGCCTGGCACCGGCCTTCGCCGGGCCGGTGCTCGACGCCGACACGGACGGCGGCCTCGCCGCCGCCGACGACCAGGCCTTGGCCCCGGAGGCGATCGCCGACGACCCCGCGCGCCTGGCGTACATCATGTACACCTCCGGATCCACCGGCCGGCCCAAGGGCGTCGCCGTCGAACACCGCACGCTCCTGCGGACGTTGAGCGCCTTCCGGGACCATCTCGACTTCGGCCAGGGACCCGACGACGCGTACCTCGCCCTGTCCCAGCCGACCTTCGACATCTCCTGCACCGAGCTGTACATGCCGCTCGTCGCCGGGGGCCGGGTCGTGCTCGCGCAGGAGCGGGACCTCACCGACCATCGCGCGCAGATCCGCCTGATCGACCGGCACGCGGTCAGCCACATGCAAGCCGCGCCGCCGCACTGGCAGATGCTCCTGGACGCCGGGTTCGGCCGCCGGCCCCTCGTCGGCAAGACCGGCGGCGAGCCGACGCCGCCCGCGCTGGCCAGGGAACTCGCCCGCGGCCTCACCCGGTTCATCAACGAGTACGGCCTCACCGAGACGACCATCGCCTCCACCCGCTGGGACGGCGACGACACCGCGCGGAGCGTGCCGCTCGGCCGCCCGTACCCCGGCGTCACCACCCGGGTCCTCGACGAGTACCTCGTGCCCGTCCCCTACGGCGTCACCGGCGAGCTCTGCATCGGGGGACCCGTCCTGGCCCGTGGCTACCGCGGCCGGCCCGACCTCACGGCGGCGGCCTTCGTCCCCGACCCGTACGGCGAACCGGGCGCCCGCCTCTACCGCACCGGAGACATGGCCCGGATGCTGCCCGACGGCACCCTGGAGTTTGCCGGGCGCGCCGACGGCCAGGTCAAGATCCGGGGCCGGCGGGTGGAGACCGGGGAGGTGCAGGGCGTCCTCGCCGAACACCCCTCCGTGGCCCACGCGGTGGTGGTCGTGCACGGCACCGGCGACGAGGCGGCCCTCATCGGCTACTGGGTGCCCGCCGAGGACCGTCCCGTACCGGGCGACAGCGACCTGCTCGACCACTGCGCGCGCCGGCTGCCCGACTACATGGTCCCGGCGCTCCTGATGCCCATCGACCACGTCCCGCTCACCCGGCACAACAAGGTCGACATCGCCGCCCTGCCCACCCCCGACCTCACGGCCGCGCTCGCCGACGAGCCGTACACCCCGCCCCAGGGGCCGGTCGAGGAGCTGATCGCCGACATCTGGGCGGAGGCGCTGTACGGCCCCGACCACGTGGAGGGCCACCGCGTCGGCGCCCGGCAGGGGTTTTTCCGCATCGGCGGCAACTCCGTGCGGGCCGCGCGGGTCGTCGCCCGCATCCAGGAGGAGTTCGACGTCGAGATACCGCTGCGGACCGTGTTCGAGCGGCCCACCGTCACCGGGCTCGCCGCCGCCGTGGAAGAGGCCGTAACGGCCGAGATCGAGTCGCTCACCGAAGCCGAACTGGCCGTCGCCCACCGGGAGTACCAGCCGTGA